In Xenopus tropicalis strain Nigerian chromosome 5, UCB_Xtro_10.0, whole genome shotgun sequence, one genomic interval encodes:
- the sbk1l gene encoding serine/threonine-protein kinase SBK1, translated as MLGASQIGDHYHVIKKLGQGTFSHVLLARERISGHSVALKFVRKDRTRQAAFLHELNISISLSDYPGIIKTYPTYIETLDYFIFTQELAPAGTLHSIIESEVGIPEEVVKRCAVQITAALDYIHGRGLVHRDLKPDNVLLMDKECYHIKLCDFGFTQNVGFLVPSMSHIIPYMPPELCSLKPNHLLVLGPSMDIWSLGILLFVALTGYFPWEEALGHNQKYQLFVHWKNNRNYVPTPILWDRFTQEALDMFLMLLSEIPCARHPPDTVLKFLHFPWMAKNNSDGLVVEGDLNIIILEDNNELPVIEYIIQEQEQVIVVENTDDIEFMYVDNAQMHLDPNNPVIMLLSENTSLSLGSEIDIT; from the exons ATGCTTGGAGCATCACAAATTGGAGACCATTACCACGTTATCAAGAAGCTGGGCCAGGGTACCTTTAGCCATGTCCTGCTGGCTCGAGAACGGATCTCAG GTCATTCTGTTGCCCTGAAGTTTGTGAGGAAGGACAGAACTCGCCAGGCAGCCTTCCTTCATGAGTTAAACATTTCAATCTCCCTCTCGGACTACCCAGGAATAATAAAAACCTATCCCACCTACATTGAGACGTTGGATTACTTCATTTTCACGCAAGAGCTGGCACCGGCTGGGACACTTCACTCAATCATTGAGTCAGAG GTTGGCATTCCAGAAGAGGTGGTGAAACGTTGTGCGGTGCAAATCACGGCGGCGCTGGACTACATTCATGGCCGAGGACTTGTGCATAGAGACCTGAAGCCTGATAATGTTTTACTGATGGATAAAGAATGTTATCACATTAAGCTTTGTGATTTTGGTTTCACTCAGAACGTGGGCTTCCTGGTCCCTTCAATGTCGCACATAATTCCATATATGCCACCGGAACTTTGCAGCCTCAAGCCTAATCATCTACTTGTCTTGGGTCCAAGTATGGACATCTGGTCTCTTGGAATTCTCCTGTTTGTGGCACTGACTGGTTACTTCCCATGGGAAGAAGCTCTTGGACATAACCAAAAGTACCAACTGTTTGTCCATTGGAAGAATAATAGAAATTATGTTCCGACACCTATCTTATGGGATAGGTTCACACAGGAGGCATTGGATATGTTTCTAATGCTGCTCTCCGAGATTCCCTGTGCTAGACACCCCCCTGATACTGTCCTGaagtttcttcatttcccctggATGGCTAAAAACAACAGTGATGGTTTGGTGGTAGAAGGTGATCTAAACATCATCATTCTCGAAGACAACAACGAGCTGCCAGTCATTGAGTACATAATACAAGAGCAGGAACAAGTGATAGTGGTTGAAAACACAGATGATATAGAATTTATGTATGTGGACAACGCACAAATGCACCTAGACCCCAACAACCCGGTTATTATGCTCCTGTCGGAGAACACTTCGCTAAGTCTGGGATCGGAAATCGACATCACCTAA